The Bacteroides sp. region TTTCCTGGCAATGGCAGGGCCTGAGTAAATAAAGCCCGTGTAGACCTGAACCAGGCTGGCTCCCGCCCTGAGTTTTTCGAGTGCATCTTCGGCGGTCATAATGCCGCCTACCCCAATGATGGGTATTTTCCCTCCAGATTTCTCGTGCAGGTATTTTATGACCTGCGAAGAGGTTTCACGCAGGGGCTTCCCGCTAAGTCCACCGTTGCCAATTTGCTCTACCTGGGCGGCAGGGGTGCTTAGATGATAACGGAGGGTGCTGGTATTGGTGGCGATGATGCCGTCGATGCCAGTCTCTTCCACAATTTCAATGACCTCATCCAGCTGTCCGGTATTCAGGTCAGGGGCAATCTTCAGCAATACGGGCTTCTTTATGGGTTTGGAAAGGTTGATCTTTTGCACTGCATTCAGCAGGACAAGAAGTTCGTCCTTATCCTGCAATTTTGCCAGGTCGGCAATGTTGGGGCAACTGACGTTTACCACAAAATAATCCACCAAATCAAATAGTTCAGAAAAGCACCTGCAATAATCCTCAATGGCTTGATCGTTGGGGGTTAGGGTGTTTTTGCCAATGTTACCGCCGATGATCAGTTTGGCTTTATTCTTTCGCAGATTCGAGGCAAACACTTCGACCCCAGCGTTATTGAAGCCCATGCGGTTGATCAGCGCCTGATCAGCAGGGAGTCTGAACAGTCTGGGCCTGGGGTTCCCGGGCTGACCTTTTGGAGTAACGGTGCCGACCTCTACATGGGAGAACCCAAAGCAGGCCAACTCATTGAAGAGTTTGGCTTCCTTGTCGAAACCTGCAGCAATGCCTACGGGGTTTGGGAAACGGATACCAAAGACTTCCC contains the following coding sequences:
- a CDS encoding quinone-dependent dihydroorotate dehydrogenase, with translation MYQRLIRPLLFLFDPEKIHHFVSFLLRFGCRIPGMPWLLKKIYVVNHPSLEREVFGIRFPNPVGIAAGFDKEAKLFNELACFGFSHVEVGTVTPKGQPGNPRPRLFRLPADQALINRMGFNNAGVEVFASNLRKNKAKLIIGGNIGKNTLTPNDQAIEDYCRCFSELFDLVDYFVVNVSCPNIADLAKLQDKDELLVLLNAVQKINLSKPIKKPVLLKIAPDLNTGQLDEVIEIVEETGIDGIIATNTSTLRYHLSTPAAQVEQIGNGGLSGKPLRETSSQVIKYLHEKSGGKIPIIGVGGIMTAEDALEKLRAGASLVQVYTGFIYSGPAIARKINKALLRSGIQ